A part of Aspergillus oryzae RIB40 DNA, chromosome 7 genomic DNA contains:
- the pyr4 gene encoding meroterpenoid cyclase pyr4 (predicted protein): MDGFGSSQAPAAYREVEWIADVFVIGMGIGWVINYVGMVYGSLKGRTYGMAIMPLCCNVAWEIVYGLIYPSKTLYEQGVFLSGLTINLGVIYTAIKFGPKEWTHAPLVMHNLPLIFMLGILGFLTGHLALAAEIGPALAYNWGAAFCQLLLSVGGLCQLISRGSTRGASYTLWLSRFLGSFSVVISAWLRYKYWPQAFSWLGKPLILWCLFAWLVVDGSYGVCFYYVKRYERRIGHHSDRKTV, encoded by the exons ATGGACGGATTTGGCTCATCACAGGCCCCAGCTGCGTATCGTGAAGTGGAATGGATCGCAGATGTTTTCGTCATAGGGATGGGGATCGGCTGGGTTATCAACTATGTCGGCATGGTCTACGGATCGCTCAAGGGCCGTACATATGGAATGGCTATCATGCCACTCTGTTGCAATGTTGCATGGGAAATCGTGTATGGCCTTATCTACCCATCCAAGACATTGTATGAGCAAGGGGTCTTTCTAAGCGGTCTTACCATCAACCTGGGCGTCATATACACAGCAATTAAATTTGGGCCCAAGGAATGGACTCATGCGCCTTTGGTGATGCACAATCTGCCCCTGATTTTTATGCTGGGTATACTCGGCTTTCTCACAGGCCACCTTGCCCTAGCCGCGGAGATTGGCCCTGCATTGGCCTATAACTGGGGAGCTGCATTCTGTCAGCTGTTGCTCAGTGTTGGAGGACTCTGCCAGCTGATCAGTCGCGGAAGCACCCGAGGAGCCTCATACACGCTCTG GCTTTCCCGATTCCTAGGATCTTTCTCCGTGGTGATTTCGGCCTGGTTGCGTTATAAATACTGGCCACAGGCATTTTCGTGGCTGGGAAAACCCCTGATATTGTGGTGCCTTTTTGCCTGGCTCGTTGTCGACGGTTCCTATGGGGTTTGCTTTTATTATGTCAAGCGGTATGAGCGGAGAATTGGGCACCATTCCGATCGGAAGACAGTCTAG
- a CDS encoding uncharacterized protein (predicted protein), with product MDSVLSYVFLLLAMTSFYMMYISLFNNGFFNLLSHQLATRALPGESDIALLSEYTGLKAFDGILESIVIFFWPISQGHHVGLSLTGLSFSGGMVGIWMIVVVYICRTRSFTRGMVMYCTAGSWSWNCDTMLLCPNL from the exons ATGGACTCCGTATTAAGTTACGTGTTCCTTCTATTGGCAATGACCTCGTTCTACATGATGTACATCTCGCTATTCAACAATGGAtttttcaatcttctctcgCATCAGCTGGCGACTAGAGCGCTTCCTGGGGAATCGGATATTGCTCTTCTGTCTGAATATACTGGACTAAAGGCTTTCGATGGTATACTAGAAAGTATTGttatcttcttttggccCATCAGTCAGGGCCACCATGTCGGCTTATCCCTGACGGGACTGAGCTTTTCAGGAGGTATGGTTGGCATCTGGATGATCGTTGTGGTCTATATCTGTCGGACACGTTCATTCACGCGCGGCATGGTAAT GTATTGCACAGCAGGCAGTTGGTCCTGGAATTGTGATACCATGTTACTTTGCCCTAACCTCTAG
- a CDS encoding uncharacterized protein (predicted protein), which yields MSYIFPLVIMSLPAPAMISPHFKQQVIAAWQGWPVYFVIIMTTHHLFINRGHRKEASARRQVLSVYHFGFACSCLCHMAWLSAFVASKIQSLSQSSNFWYLCPYGVAFPLLNQPAQRLGALEAGLFTFLQWDYCVAAAATMVWSTDRYIQECHRAELEIDKFRLILRLLGWILIDGPSATAVRLIWESEGPSYLQNPN from the coding sequence ATGAGCTATATCTTTCCCTTGGTGATAATGTCACTGCCAGCGCCAGCTATGATTTCCCCTCATTTCAAGCAACAAGTGATCGCGGCATGGCAGGGATGGCCAGTATATTttgtcatcatcatgaccacCCACCACTTATTCATTAATCGTGGTCACAGGAAAGAAGCCTCAGCACGCCGTCAGGTGCTCTCTGTGTATCACTTTGGGTTtgcttgttcttgtctttgtcaTATGGCATGGCTGTCAGCATTTGTGGCGTCTAAGATCCAGTCTCTCAGCCAATCAAGCAACTTCTGGTACCTGTGTCCTTATGGTGTCGCCTTCCCACTTTTGAATCAGCCCGCACAAAGACTTGGCGCCCTGGAGGCTGGACTGTTTACCTTCCTCCAATGGGACTATTGTGTCGCCGCAGCGGCCACGATGGTGTGGAGCACTGATCGCTACATCCAAGAGTGCCACCGGGCTGAATTGGAGATCGACAAATTCAGACTCATCCTACGGTTGCTCGGATGGATTCTGATTGACGGGCCCTCGGCTACGGCTGTTAGGCTCATCTGGGAATCGGAAGGGCCCTCGTATCTGCAGAACCCTAATTAA
- a CDS encoding cytochrome P450 (predicted protein): MDKLTATLAKVNYPSEVENGSMLLVVTLVILFLWFIIPSPVKRSNVSVPTVTLFNPYLPEFLSRVWFNSTAATVIYKGYRQHKDRAFRLLKPDGDIIVLSNKYVEELRQLPLTTLNALEAVFEDHVGKYTTILNDSHLHTEVIQKRLTPAISRFIPRIIDELDHGFAVEMPECEDKWALIRPYEVFLRLVARAGARVFVGPEICRTEKWLTASIDFTKNIFMTITLLRPIPSFLHPIIGPMLPSSRSLDTQLRYVQDELLGPEIVKRRQRQASGDPDYEKPDDFLQWMIDLAQNDKEGDPGNIAHRLLGLTSMAVVHTSAMSITHGLYDLITMSQWLEPLRQEIQEAMPDWKSSSYSSLVSLRRLDSFLKESQRFNPPGELSFHRVVKKDLVFSDGLRLPKGTHICMASGPIGMDTKYVSDPTTFDAFRYVDGDKAQSQFVHTSATSMHFGLGRYACPGRFFATFVLKAILSRFLVEYEFRFGPDQVGRPKNMLLGDKIVPNTSVDVYVRKRTGSRSTA, encoded by the exons ATGGACAAATTGACCGCCACGCTGGCCAAAGTCAATTATCCGTCCGAGGTAGAGAATGGTTCCATGTTGTTGGTAGTCACTCTGGTTATACTGTTTCTGTGGTTCATAATCCCCAGCCCCGTGAAACGCAGCAATGTGTCTGTACCAACTGTTACACTCTTCAACCCTTATCTGCCGGAGTTCCTGAGTCGCGTATGGTTCAATTCAACAGCGGCGACTGTGATTTACAAGGGATATCGCCAG CATAAGGATCGGGCATTCCGCCTTCTCAAGCCGGACGGGGATATTATCGTATTATCGAATAAGTATGTGGAGGAACTGCGGCAGCTACCTCTCACAACGCTTAACGCTTTAGAAGCGGTGTTCGAG GATCATGTTGGCAAGTATACGACAATCCTGAACGATAGTCACCTCCATACCGAGGTTATACAAAAGCGCCTGACTCCTGCCATCA GCCGGTTCATACCAAGGATTATAGACGAATTAGATCATGGCTTTGCTGTTGAGATGCCAGAGTGCGAAG ATAAATGGGCCCTAATCAGACCATATGAGGTTTTCCTCCGCCTAGTCGCTCGAGCCGGTGCCCGTGTGTTTGTCGGACCAGAAATCTGCCGTACTGAGAAATGGCTGACTGCCTCAATCGACTTTACTAAAAATATATTCATGACAATCACACTTCTACGTCCCATACCAAGCTTCCTCCACCCGATCATTGGGCCAATGTTACCCAGCAGCCGCAGTCTGGATACACAGCTACGATACGTCCAAGATGAGCTCCTCGGCCCAGAGATAGTGAAGCGCCGGCAGAGGCAAGCGTCGGGAGATCCAGACTATGAGAAGCCGGATGATTTCCTCCAGTGGATGATAGATCTAGCTCAGAATGATAAAGAGGGCGATCCAGGCAATATCGCTCATCGTCTGCTGGGTCTGACTAGTATGGCAGTGGTGCATACAAGCGCCATGTCTATCACTCATGGGTTGTATGATCTTATCACGATGTCTCAGTGGCTTGAGCCCCTCCGTCAGGAGATCCAGGAGGCCATGCCCGACTGGAAGTCTTCCAGTTACAGTAGTCTGGTTTCGCTTCGGCGATTGGATAGCTTTCTCAAGGAGTCGCAGCGCTTTAATCCCCCCGGCGAGC TATCGTTCCACCGGGTGGTGAAAAAAGACCTAGTCTTCTCTGATGGCCTCCGACTTCCAAAGGGTACCCATATTTGCATGGCATCTGGACCCATCGGCATGGATACCAAGTACGTCTCCGACCCTACCACTTTCGATGCATTCCGCTACGTCGATGGGGACAAAGCTCAGTCCCAGTTTGTCCACACCAGTGCTACAAGCATGCACTTCGGTCTGGGTCGGTATGCATGTCCCGGTCGCTTCTTCGCAACTTTTGTCTTGAAGGCCATTCTCAGTCGATTCCTTGTGGAGTATGAATTTCGATTTGGGCCTGATCAAGTAGGAAGGCCGAAGAATATGTTGCTGGGTGATAAGATCGTTCCCAATACCTCTGTGGATGTGTACGTGCGAAAGCGTACTGGATCGCGGAGTACAGCGTAG
- a CDS encoding carboxylic acid transport protein (permeases of the major facilitator superfamily), whose product MSTTNEPAEPIPTGILATAKQAWGDLFKWKQRVVVTNEYGETRTEWQEPDPIVNPISLFAQLGARDWLFFLVGLTAWTADAFDFHALSIQQVKLAKYYNRSKTEISTAITLTLLLRSVGAAFFGLAGDKFGRKWPMVLNMIVLGVLQIATIYSHTFQQFLAVRSLFGLFMGGVYGNAIAMALEHCPVNARGLMSGILQQGYSLGYVFAACANLGVGGATDSWKTVFWAAAGISIGVGIIRIFFPESKQFLEAKKAGKKSMSAGAFWKETKQMLGQEWKMCVYAIILMTWFNYYSHTSQDSYTTFMLTQKGMENAGASRASILMKTGACVGGTIIGYLSQFFGRRRAIIVSALISGILIPAWILPEGERALSATGFFMQFFVQGAWGVIPIHLNELSPPAFRSSFPGITYQVGNMISSPSAQIVNAVAEKTFITGSTGKPAPAYGPTMGVATAIIATGIMVTTAFGPEKRGRRFETAVAGVEQSEPQKVLDEEKGDMTEQKATEEKVEKVEKI is encoded by the exons ATGAGTACTACAAACGAGCCAGCGGAGCCCATCCCCACGGGAATTCTAGCCACAGCAAAGCAAGCATGGGGCGATCTGTTCAAGTGGAAGCAACGAGTCGTGGTGACCAACGAGTACGGGGAGACTCGTACTGAATGGCAAGAGCCCGATCCCATCGTGAATCCTATAAGCTTGTTTGCTCAGCTCGGTGCCCGCGAttggttgttcttcttggttggCTTGACGGCGTGGACGGCAGATGCGTTCGACTTTCACGCACTGTCCATCCAACAAGTGAAACTGGCCAAATATTACAACCGCTCGAAAACAGAAATTTCCACGGCAATTACACTGACCCTTCTTCTGCGAAGTGTTGGTGCTGCCTTTTTTGGTCTGGCTGGTGACAAGTTTGGTCGCAAATGGCCTATGGTGTTGAACATGATTGTATTGGGAGTGCTACAGATTGCGACCATCTACAGTCACACATTCCAGCAGTTTTTGGCCGTACGGAGTCTATTTGGTCTTTTCATGGGAGGTGTCTATGGGAATGCCATCGCCATGGCTCTGGAACATTGCCC CGTTAATGCTCGTGGTCTCATGTCGGGCATTCTGCAACAGGGATATTCCCTGGGATATGTCTTTGCCGCCTGTGCCAACCTCGGAGTTGGTGGAGCTACCGATAGTTGGAAGACGGTGTTCTGGGCTGCAG CTGGCATCTCCATTGGTGTGGGAATTAtccgcatcttcttccccgagTCGAAGCAATTCCtcgaagccaagaaggccgGCAAGAAGTCCATGAGCGCCGGGGCattctggaaagaaaccaagcAGATGCTGGGCCAGGAGTGGAAGATGTGTGTGTATGCCATTATTCTCATGACCTGG TTCAACTACTACTCCCACACTTCACAAGACTCCTACACCACGTTCATGTTGACGCAAAAGGGAATGGAAAATGCCGGCGCCTCCCGCGCATCCATCCTCATGAAAACCGGTGCCTGCGTCGGTGGAACAATCATCGGATACCTGTCCCAGTTCTTTGGCCGCCGACGAGCCATCATCGTTTCGGCCTTGATTTCGGGCATTCTTATCCCAGCCTGGATCCTCCCAGAGGGTGAACGCGCGTTGAGCGCAACGGGATTCTTCATGCAATTCTTTGTTCAGGGCGCCTGGGGTGTTATCCCAATTCATCTGAATGAGCTCTCGCCACCGGCTTTCCGGTCCTCTTTTCCTG GAATCACCTACCAAGTGGGAAACATGATCTCATCGCCCTCCGCACAAATCGTCAACGCCGTCGCCGAAAAGACTTTCATCACTGGTTCGACTGGTAAGCCGGCGCCCGCTTACGGGCCAACCATGGGCGTGGCTACGGCCATTATCGCGACAGGAATCATGGTCACCACGGCATTCGGACCGGAGAAACGTGGACGAAGATTCGAGACTGCTGTTGCGGGTGTTGAGCAGTCTGAACCGCAGAAAGTCCttgacgaggagaagggtgaTATGACGGAGCAAAAGGCTACggaagagaaggttgagaaggtaGAGAAGATTTAA
- a CDS encoding acetyl xylan esterase (poly(3-hydroxybutyrate) depolymerase) has product MILLSYLLTYLLCALTCSARAIHNGRSLIPRAGSLEQVTDFGDNPSNVKMYIYVPTNLASNPGIIVAIHYCTGTAQAYYQGSPYAQLAETHGFIVIYPESPYEGTCWDVSSQATLTHNGGGNSNSIANMVTWTTKQYNADSSKVFVTGTSSGAMMTNVMAATYPNLFAAGVAYAGVPAGCFLSTADQPDAWNSTCAQGQSITTPEHWASIAEAMYPDYSGSRPKMQIYHGNVDTTLYPQNYEETCKQWAGVFGYNYDAPESTESNTPEANWSRTTWGPNLQGILAGGVGHNIQIHGDEDMKWFGFTN; this is encoded by the exons ATGATCCTCTTGTCATACCTCCTCACCTATCTTCTCTGTGCCCTCACCTGCAGTGCCAGAGCTATACACAATGGCAGATCCCTAATCCCAAGAGCAGGATCCCTTGAACAAGTCACCGACTTCGGCGACAACCCTAGCAACGTTAAGATGTACATCTACGTACCCACGAACCTGGCCTCTAATCCCGGGATAATAGTTGCAATTCACTACT GCACAGGAACCGCCCAAGCATACTACCAAGGCTCCCCTTACGCGCAACTAGCCGAAACACAcggcttcatcgtcatctatcCCGAAAGCCCTTACGAAGGAACATGCTGGGACGTCAGCTCCCAAGCAACCCTCACCCACAACGGAGGCGGAAACAGTAACTCCATCGCCAACATGGTAACCTGGACGACCAAGCAGTATAATGCCGATTCCAGCAAGGTGTTCGTAACGGGTACTAGTTCTGGTGCCATGATGACC AATGTAATGGCAGCAACATACCCCAACCTCTTCGCCGCCGGAGTCGCCTACGCCGGCGTCCCAGCCGGCTGCTTCCTCTCAACCGCCGACCAACCCGACGCCTGGAACTCGACCTGCGCGCAGGGCCAATCTATCACCACTCCGGAGCACTGGGCTAGTATCGCCGAGGCCATGTATCCCGACTATAGTGGCTCGCGGCCCAAGATGCAAATCTACCACGGTAATGTCGATACCACCTTGTATCCGCAGAACTACGAGGAAACGTGTAAGCAATGGGCAGGCGTCTTCGGGTATAACTATGATGCTCCCGAATCGACTGAGTCGAATACTCCCGAGGCAAACTGGAGCAGGACTACTTGGGGGCCGAATCTCCAGGGTATTTTGGCTGGCGGTGTTGGTCATAATATACAGATTCATGGggatgaggatatgaagTGGTTTGGGTTTACGAATTAG